One Candidatus Omnitrophota bacterium DNA segment encodes these proteins:
- a CDS encoding ATP-binding protein, producing the protein MKLTGNNSYVKITDTKVNINIKLLMNKEEILKILVDWNFWGNYKDESIERSFYLDKLRRYLKTGEIIVIKGVRRSGKSTIVSQFIRKLIEEKKVSPKNFLIVNFEDPRFRNLNLDLLNKIYDFYLEELLPDDKHFVVLDEVQEIEGWEKFARFLNEAKKVQVFITGSSSKLLSEEYSTLLSGRYVDLDIFPLSFREFLEFNGVKVKSEIEMMKLRHKIKNLLKQYIEFGGFPKPVLVEASEKSIILQGYFRDILLKDVQKRFKVKETTKLEELAKYYLSNISTIQPFNRIKNVVGLSLDSVERFSHYFSVANLFFFVPKFSFSKKEQILNPKKVYSVDVGIRNVMGFRFSEDLGRLIENIVLLELKRRGFEVFHWKSKKQREVDFVIKKGMEVKQLIQVCTYLQDEGVKKRELEALREASSYIRNNNFLIVTEDYDGEEKFGKTKIKFISLWRYLLLEEF; encoded by the coding sequence CAGGTAATAATTCTTATGTTAAAATTACCGATACAAAAGTAAATATTAATATAAAATTACTGATGAATAAAGAAGAAATATTAAAGATACTCGTTGATTGGAATTTTTGGGGAAATTACAAGGATGAGAGTATAGAAAGGAGTTTTTATTTAGATAAATTAAGGAGGTATCTTAAAACAGGAGAGATAATTGTAATTAAGGGTGTAAGAAGAAGCGGAAAATCTACCATAGTTTCGCAATTTATTAGGAAACTTATAGAGGAAAAAAAGGTTTCTCCTAAAAACTTCTTAATTGTTAACTTTGAGGACCCGAGATTTAGAAATTTGAATTTAGATTTACTTAATAAGATTTATGACTTTTATTTAGAAGAACTTCTGCCGGATGATAAGCATTTTGTTGTTTTGGATGAAGTTCAAGAGATAGAAGGATGGGAAAAATTTGCACGATTTTTGAATGAAGCTAAAAAAGTGCAGGTTTTTATCACAGGTTCGTCTTCTAAATTGCTCTCGGAGGAATATTCTACCCTTTTGAGTGGAAGGTATGTAGATTTGGATATATTTCCTTTATCATTTAGAGAGTTTCTTGAATTTAACGGTGTTAAAGTTAAGTCAGAAATAGAAATGATGAAATTAAGACACAAGATAAAAAATCTCCTCAAGCAATATATTGAATTTGGAGGATTTCCTAAGCCTGTGTTGGTAGAGGCAAGTGAGAAAAGTATTATCCTGCAGGGCTATTTCAGGGATATCTTGCTAAAAGATGTCCAGAAAAGATTTAAAGTTAAAGAAACGACTAAATTAGAGGAACTGGCAAAATATTATTTGTCCAATATTTCTACCATTCAACCTTTTAATCGCATAAAAAATGTTGTGGGATTGAGCCTGGATTCTGTGGAAAGGTTCTCTCATTATTTCTCGGTGGCTAATCTTTTCTTTTTTGTCCCAAAATTTTCCTTTTCTAAAAAGGAGCAGATACTTAATCCTAAAAAGGTTTATAGTGTAGATGTGGGTATAAGGAATGTTATGGGCTTTAGGTTCAGTGAAGATTTGGGAAGATTAATTGAGAACATTGTTTTATTGGAGTTAAAAAGAAGGGGTTTTGAGGTCTTTCACTGGAAATCTAAGAAGCAAAGGGAGGTGGACTTTGTGATAAAAAAAGGAATGGAGGTAAAACAACTCATTCAGGTATGTACTTATCTCCAAGACGAAGGTGTAAAGAAGAGAGAGCTTGAGGCTTTAAGAGAAGCCTCTTCTTATATAAGAAATAACAATTTTTTGATTGTAACCGAAGATTATGATGGGGAAGAAAAGTTTGGTAAGACGAAAATAAAATTTATTTCCCTCT